A single region of the Candidatus Glassbacteria bacterium genome encodes:
- a CDS encoding YjbQ family protein, with protein MQQIQVRTSGRTELKDITAEVQEAVGRLGVRDGVVTIYVPHTTAGVTINENADPDVAHDILKVIDELIPFNHPTYRHMEGNSAAHIKSSLVGCSQNVIIEGGRLQLGTWQGIYFAEFDGPRTRKVWVTACPAG; from the coding sequence ATGCAGCAAATCCAGGTGAGAACCTCCGGCAGGACGGAGCTGAAAGATATCACCGCCGAGGTCCAGGAGGCGGTCGGCAGGCTGGGGGTGCGCGACGGAGTGGTGACAATCTATGTGCCGCACACTACCGCGGGAGTGACAATCAACGAGAACGCCGACCCCGACGTGGCTCATGATATACTTAAAGTAATAGATGAATTGATCCCATTTAATCATCCAACATACAGGCATATGGAGGGCAACAGCGCGGCGCATATCAAGAGCAGCCTGGTCGGCTGCAGCCAGAACGTGATTATCGAGGGCGGGCGGCTGCAACTGGGCACCTGGCAGGGGATTTATTTCGCGGAGTTCGATGGCCCCCGTACGCGTAAGGTGTGGGTGACAGCTTGTCCGGCGGGGTAG